The Candidatus Koribacter versatilis Ellin345 genome has a segment encoding these proteins:
- a CDS encoding methyl-accepting chemotaxis protein — MNWFYNLKLSSKLLLSFLLVAGIAAIIGYVGLSSTNRVNSGSHEMYANAFVPVRELAASRGSFLDARIRSRSVLSVESREERRREYDSFKADLQASNDHLSKYLATDLSPAEKPIATQLQALLAEYLQTTAPALDLAMDGKDHDAEKVLNGRTRAAAAEAVDAYQKLVDINVEIGEKREKENSALAASATQQIVGFMVFGVFAAIALGWFLTRLIVGPVRELQATATKLAAGDVEVDIKANTNDELGKLAQSIAALAATIKDRAQAAQHIAQGDLQLQIKPASDKDVLAKSLQSLVDTLNGLMQEMSTMSSAHDAGDIDAAINAAKFQGAYQMVASGINNMVAGHIVVKKKAMACLAEFGRGNFEAPLERFPGKKAFINDTIEQVRANLKSLIADTNTLSDAAIQGRLGTRADATRHQGDFRKIVQGVNYTLDTIVGKFDAIPKPIQFIDSQFKVQYMNKAGLELMGKSAESAIGSRCSYNTSACGTEKCTCAQAMKIDGLTRIETQARIQGKQYDFTCCAVPLKDGNGRTIGAFELMDDESLIKTTMRKADKVGDYRARQAQKLSDALKELAQGNLNALMVTDASDADTDEARKTYEVISDAFAKSAAAFRGAMMDIGRTTEALLEAATMLNNVSQQMTASADETATQANVVSAASEQVSRNVQTVASGADQMGASIKEIAKNTAEATRVANSAVQTAEATNQNIGKLGQSSAEIGQVIKVITSIAQQTNLLALNATIEAARAGEAGKGFAVVANEVKELAKETAKATEDIGRKIEAIQTDTTGAVSAIAEIGAVINQISDIQTTIASAVEEQSVTSNEISRNLAEAAKGNVDITRNVTGVAEAARVTTTGAAETQKSAKSLERMAVELKKLVSRFKYDGEQNSRSLAVSSRADRMPATSMIQ, encoded by the coding sequence ATGAATTGGTTTTACAATCTCAAGCTCTCGAGCAAGCTGCTCCTCAGCTTTCTTCTAGTAGCAGGTATTGCAGCCATCATTGGCTACGTCGGCCTTAGCAGTACCAACCGGGTAAATTCCGGCAGCCATGAAATGTATGCCAACGCCTTTGTTCCGGTACGCGAACTGGCCGCCAGCCGTGGCTCCTTTCTCGACGCGCGCATCCGCTCGCGCTCTGTACTCTCCGTGGAATCCAGGGAAGAACGCCGGCGCGAGTACGACTCGTTCAAAGCGGATCTCCAGGCCTCCAACGATCACCTGTCGAAATATCTTGCGACGGACCTGTCTCCGGCTGAGAAACCAATCGCCACCCAGTTGCAGGCGCTCCTTGCGGAGTATCTCCAAACCACCGCTCCCGCTCTTGATCTAGCAATGGATGGCAAGGACCATGATGCGGAAAAGGTCCTCAATGGTCGCACCCGCGCTGCCGCAGCCGAAGCAGTCGATGCCTACCAGAAGCTCGTTGATATCAACGTGGAGATTGGCGAGAAGCGCGAAAAAGAAAATAGCGCACTCGCGGCTTCCGCGACTCAGCAAATCGTCGGATTCATGGTCTTCGGCGTGTTCGCCGCTATCGCTTTAGGATGGTTCCTGACACGGCTGATTGTGGGCCCGGTACGCGAACTTCAGGCCACCGCGACGAAACTTGCCGCTGGCGATGTCGAAGTCGACATCAAGGCCAATACCAACGATGAGCTTGGCAAACTCGCGCAATCCATCGCAGCCTTGGCCGCCACCATCAAAGATCGCGCTCAAGCCGCCCAGCATATCGCCCAGGGCGATCTGCAGCTTCAAATCAAGCCCGCGTCCGACAAGGACGTCCTCGCCAAGAGCTTGCAGTCACTCGTCGATACGCTCAACGGCCTCATGCAGGAGATGTCCACCATGTCCAGCGCCCACGACGCTGGAGACATCGACGCCGCTATCAATGCCGCCAAATTCCAGGGTGCTTATCAGATGGTCGCCAGCGGCATCAACAACATGGTCGCCGGCCACATCGTCGTCAAGAAGAAGGCGATGGCCTGCCTTGCCGAATTCGGTCGCGGCAACTTCGAAGCCCCCCTCGAGAGATTCCCCGGCAAGAAAGCCTTCATCAACGACACCATCGAACAAGTTCGCGCAAACCTCAAGAGCCTCATCGCCGACACCAACACGCTCTCCGATGCCGCCATCCAGGGACGGCTCGGCACCCGTGCCGATGCCACCCGGCATCAAGGCGACTTCCGCAAGATCGTCCAGGGCGTCAACTACACCCTCGACACTATCGTCGGCAAGTTCGACGCCATCCCTAAACCCATCCAGTTCATCGACAGCCAGTTCAAGGTCCAGTACATGAACAAGGCCGGCCTCGAATTGATGGGCAAGAGCGCCGAAAGCGCAATTGGCTCGCGCTGCAGCTACAACACCAGCGCCTGCGGAACCGAGAAGTGTACCTGCGCGCAGGCCATGAAGATCGATGGCCTCACCAGGATCGAAACCCAGGCCCGCATCCAGGGCAAACAGTACGACTTCACCTGCTGCGCCGTTCCCTTGAAGGACGGCAATGGCCGCACCATCGGCGCTTTCGAACTCATGGACGACGAAAGCCTGATCAAGACCACTATGCGGAAGGCGGACAAAGTCGGAGACTATCGCGCGCGTCAGGCGCAGAAGCTCTCCGACGCCCTGAAGGAACTAGCGCAGGGAAACTTGAATGCGCTCATGGTTACCGATGCCAGCGATGCCGATACCGACGAAGCGCGCAAGACGTACGAAGTCATCTCCGACGCCTTCGCCAAATCCGCCGCAGCCTTCCGCGGCGCCATGATGGACATTGGCCGTACCACTGAGGCCCTGCTCGAAGCCGCGACCATGCTCAACAACGTTAGCCAGCAGATGACCGCGAGCGCCGACGAGACCGCTACGCAAGCCAATGTCGTCTCCGCAGCGAGCGAGCAGGTCAGCCGCAACGTGCAGACCGTCGCCAGCGGCGCCGACCAGATGGGCGCTTCCATCAAGGAGATCGCCAAGAACACCGCCGAAGCCACCCGCGTCGCCAACTCCGCGGTGCAGACCGCAGAAGCCACCAACCAGAACATCGGTAAGCTCGGCCAGAGCAGCGCCGAGATCGGCCAGGTCATCAAGGTCATCACCTCGATCGCCCAGCAGACCAACCTGCTCGCCCTTAACGCCACCATCGAAGCCGCACGCGCCGGAGAAGCCGGCAAGGGCTTCGCAGTGGTCGCCAACGAAGTCAAGGAACTCGCCAAGGAGACAGCCAAAGCCACCGAAGACATCGGTCGCAAGATCGAAGCCATCCAAACCGACACCACTGGCGCAGTCTCGGCCATCGCCGAGATCGGCGCTGTCATCAACCAGATCTCCGACATCCAGACCACCATCGCCAGCGCTGTCGAAGAGCAAAGCGTCACCAGCAACGAGATCAGCCGCAACCTCGCCGAAGCCGCCAAGGGCAATGTGGACATCACCCGCAACGTCACCGGCGTGGCCGAAGCAGCTCGCGTCACGACCACGGGCGCAGCCGAAACCCAGAAGTCCGCGAAGTCTCTCGAGCGGATGGCAGTCGAGCTCAAGAAGCTGGTCTCGCGCTTCAAGTATGACGGCGAACAGAACTCGCGCTCGCTCGCCGTATCGTCGCGCGCCGACCGCATGCCCGCGACGTCCATGATCCAGTAG
- a CDS encoding manganese catalase family protein: MYHHVKKLMYTVHVDAPDPRFGNMLLEQFGGANGELAAAMQYSIQGWNCEDMARKDMLLDIGTEELSHLEVVGNLIRMHLRPMKTERTAAEADPLVAIAGGGGVCLNNSIGAPWTADYLKITGDLAVDLRSNIAAEARAKIVYERLIGFTDDAGTKQALQFLMTREITHMRAFSAALESMEKPPFSIGTIAPTPHLVDQYVNASTGTGDDGETDHVGPWNQSHGLQIVGPDNGNALDVRAYDPIPGTEKTSRVDSTPVGDRKILKHDASKSNREKVA; the protein is encoded by the coding sequence ATGTACCACCACGTGAAAAAATTGATGTATACGGTCCACGTCGATGCGCCTGACCCACGCTTCGGCAACATGCTGTTGGAACAATTTGGCGGGGCGAACGGAGAACTCGCTGCGGCGATGCAGTACTCGATTCAAGGCTGGAACTGCGAGGACATGGCGCGCAAAGACATGTTGCTCGATATTGGAACGGAAGAACTCAGCCACCTGGAAGTGGTCGGGAACCTGATCCGGATGCACTTGCGACCGATGAAGACGGAGCGAACGGCGGCTGAAGCGGATCCGCTGGTCGCGATTGCCGGGGGAGGCGGAGTGTGTTTAAACAATTCGATCGGTGCGCCCTGGACAGCAGACTACCTGAAGATTACAGGCGATCTCGCGGTTGACCTTCGCAGTAACATCGCTGCCGAAGCGCGAGCAAAGATTGTGTATGAGCGGCTGATCGGGTTCACGGATGACGCCGGTACGAAGCAGGCGCTGCAGTTCCTGATGACCCGCGAGATCACCCACATGAGAGCCTTCAGCGCTGCACTGGAGAGCATGGAGAAACCGCCGTTCTCGATCGGGACGATTGCGCCGACTCCGCACCTCGTAGATCAGTATGTAAACGCTTCGACGGGGACAGGTGACGACGGCGAAACCGACCATGTTGGACCCTGGAACCAGAGTCACGGGTTGCAAATCGTCGGCCCAGATAATGGAAATGCTCTTGATGTGCGTGCTTACGATCCGATTCCGGGGACAGAGAAGACTTCGAGAGTGGATTCAACACCGGTGGGCGATCGCAAGATCCTGAAGCACGACGCTAGCAAGAGCAATCGGGAGAAGGTTGCTTAA
- the modA gene encoding molybdate ABC transporter substrate-binding protein: MKYVFFTLLLAATISACAQEIRVAAASDLSSVMPDLAKKFDASSSCKTIVSFGSSGNFYQQLQSAAPFDVFLSADKQYPQKLQDAGLTLPGTLTEYASGKLVLWARKESHLDLSKGLKALTATTVKRIAIANPQHAPYGRAAIAALNTAGVYDKISAKLVFGENVSQTAVFAQSGNADAGLIPLSLALTASMKSAGNYVEIPTPDYPPIRQAAVAMKNSRNADCAKRFVTFLTSTDSKQLLQQFGFSTN, from the coding sequence GTGAAATATGTCTTCTTCACCTTACTGCTCGCGGCCACCATTTCTGCCTGCGCCCAGGAGATTCGCGTCGCCGCAGCCTCCGACCTTTCGTCTGTCATGCCGGATCTCGCAAAGAAATTTGACGCGAGCTCTTCGTGCAAGACAATCGTCTCCTTCGGATCGTCCGGCAATTTCTATCAGCAGCTTCAGAGCGCCGCCCCCTTCGATGTCTTCCTTTCTGCGGACAAGCAGTACCCGCAGAAACTCCAGGACGCGGGATTAACCCTCCCCGGCACACTGACGGAATACGCGTCCGGCAAGCTCGTGCTCTGGGCGCGAAAAGAATCTCACCTCGATCTCTCCAAGGGACTGAAGGCGCTCACCGCAACCACCGTCAAGAGAATCGCAATCGCGAACCCGCAACACGCACCCTATGGCCGTGCCGCCATCGCTGCGCTGAATACTGCCGGCGTCTACGACAAAATTTCCGCCAAGCTGGTATTCGGAGAGAATGTCTCGCAGACTGCAGTCTTCGCACAAAGCGGCAACGCAGACGCCGGACTCATCCCGCTCTCCCTGGCGCTCACTGCCTCGATGAAGTCCGCTGGAAACTACGTCGAGATCCCAACCCCCGACTATCCACCCATCCGCCAGGCTGCGGTCGCGATGAAGAACTCGAGAAATGCTGACTGCGCAAAGCGCTTTGTCACGTTCCTTACGTCAACCGACTCCAAGCAGCTTTTACAGCAGTTCGGTTTTTCCACCAATTAA
- a CDS encoding glycoside hydrolase family 27 protein has translation MKRFVASIPLVIIFLSIIAAAQESPKPPDINAYAPTPPMGWNTWNKFACNVDEKLIRGAADALVSSGMKDAGYHYLVIDDCWQVSRDGKGNIVADPQRFPSGIKALAAYVHHKGLKFGIYSDIGTKTCQGRPGSRGHEFQDALQYAAWDVDYLKLDWCNTGTQNAPASYKTMRDAIDATGRPIVLSICEWGKSKPWLWAKDTGNLWRTTDDIQDRWAGKKKWDEASCCSNGMLDILDEEADIASYAGPGHWNDPDMLEVGNGGMTNVEYRSHFSLWAILAAPLMAGNDLTNMRPEIREILTNKEVIAVDQDPLGKQGVRAAKNGDLEIWSKVLADGSRAAVLLNRSASEQEITARWIDLGYPATLSVRVRDLWAHKDLGSFKDKFSAKVPSHGVVMIHLQP, from the coding sequence ATGAAACGCTTCGTCGCATCCATCCCTCTCGTAATAATTTTTCTTAGCATCATTGCTGCCGCGCAAGAATCCCCAAAGCCGCCGGACATCAACGCCTACGCGCCAACCCCGCCGATGGGATGGAACACGTGGAACAAGTTCGCCTGCAATGTTGACGAGAAACTCATTCGTGGCGCCGCCGATGCACTCGTCTCCTCTGGCATGAAAGACGCTGGTTACCATTACCTCGTCATTGACGACTGCTGGCAAGTCAGCCGCGACGGGAAAGGCAACATCGTTGCCGATCCACAACGATTCCCTTCCGGCATCAAGGCCCTCGCCGCGTACGTCCACCACAAAGGACTGAAATTCGGTATCTACTCCGACATCGGCACCAAGACTTGCCAAGGCCGGCCCGGAAGCCGGGGCCATGAATTTCAAGACGCCCTGCAATACGCCGCATGGGATGTCGACTATCTCAAACTCGATTGGTGCAACACTGGCACCCAGAACGCCCCAGCCTCGTACAAAACCATGCGCGATGCGATTGATGCCACGGGCCGTCCCATCGTTCTAAGCATCTGCGAATGGGGCAAGAGCAAGCCGTGGCTCTGGGCCAAAGACACCGGTAATCTCTGGCGCACCACCGACGACATTCAGGATCGCTGGGCCGGCAAGAAAAAATGGGATGAAGCCTCATGCTGCTCCAACGGCATGCTCGACATTCTCGATGAAGAAGCCGACATCGCCAGTTACGCCGGTCCCGGACACTGGAACGATCCCGACATGCTCGAGGTCGGCAACGGCGGCATGACCAACGTCGAATATCGTTCCCACTTCAGCCTATGGGCAATCCTCGCTGCGCCTCTCATGGCCGGCAACGATCTCACCAACATGCGCCCCGAAATTCGCGAAATCTTGACCAACAAAGAAGTGATCGCCGTAGATCAAGACCCGCTCGGCAAGCAGGGCGTTCGCGCAGCGAAGAACGGCGATCTCGAAATCTGGAGCAAAGTGCTTGCCGACGGATCTCGCGCCGCTGTCCTCCTCAACCGCAGTGCATCGGAACAAGAGATCACCGCGCGATGGATCGACCTCGGTTATCCCGCGACACTCTCCGTGAGGGTCCGAGACCTCTGGGCGCACAAAGATCTCGGTTCTTTCAAAGACAAGTTTTCCGCCAAAGTTCCATCGCACGGTGTCGTTATGATTCACCTGCAACCGTAA
- a CDS encoding TonB-dependent receptor: MKKIQVLVFALLCALASFGQELGTATLTGTVVDPSGAVIGGAKVSAQNKATGMQREALSTKAGIFVFNDLAPGEYDLTIKADGFAVTTATVRITVGQQANLRAEVRVAQSEQHIDVSGAIPLVETSSSVVDGVVDSKQIDALPLNGRNFLELALLMPGNAPAPLYDPTKSDTVLVSSTGQLGRGQNITIDASDNNDDVVGGMLVNIPQDAVQEFQIATNRFSAELGRSTSSVVNILTKSGTNDLHGTAAIFARDAALQAKPNSFGQSVGDTPPFRRDQYTGSIGGPVVKDKAWWFTSFEYRDQMGGILVGERDLATQSIHTTFAAAPLTDALGTAKFDWAISSKDTLSTRYSTESFEGTSNSATDRALGTASQTQASTNRFHDINTNWTRVISAALVNRAQFAVNLFQNDTVANGTGPQINFPSIEAGSSYRVPQATHQQRLLWGDTLDWTHGKHNLKFGAQMQRVGSDFNLGVFQQGIVNAVEDFPDFDRNGDGVVNDNDLLFAVGLVSHTPTRPLIIPDADNNYVALFAQDDWRVHPQLTLNVGLRWELDTDVKNVGHYDEINPLAKPFLHGDRSADYTNFGPRIGFNWANKPGTLSVHGGYGMYYDRIVLEIVSLERGEDGRALAIDVHAGNVFPGYMNPDGTFIPGVTPTLADPFTGFILPGAGAGGIYAISNQMQNPMVQQFNLGVQWEFLKNWVVRADGMHDFGQHFIIGVPVGTVYNPVVGGPDTVKILESAVNTHYDALFLTVDHKFSNHFNLHSAYTLSKSLNYANDDQIPFANGPIDPTDLHREYGPTPNDQRHRWVTAATVSLPYGIQFSPLWTLASGVPMDIQLPDGSSRVPEMQRNAGGREFHNAAELNAFITQLNAAGGSNGTLLPLVSPNAKFGDSFNSFDMRLSKTFRLGDRMSLEVLGECFNVFNTTNVLGVSNTNYSGYNNVLVRDSNDPTSAGYLTSSTFGMPKTTAGGVFGSGGARAFQLAARFNF, from the coding sequence TTGAAGAAAATTCAGGTGCTGGTTTTCGCGCTGCTATGCGCGCTTGCGTCGTTTGGTCAAGAATTGGGCACTGCTACCCTGACGGGGACGGTTGTCGATCCGTCGGGAGCAGTGATTGGGGGCGCAAAGGTCAGCGCGCAGAACAAGGCCACTGGGATGCAACGAGAGGCTCTGAGCACGAAGGCAGGGATTTTCGTGTTTAACGATCTTGCTCCGGGTGAGTATGACCTGACGATAAAGGCGGATGGATTTGCCGTGACCACCGCGACAGTGCGCATAACTGTAGGTCAACAGGCGAACCTGCGCGCGGAAGTGCGGGTGGCGCAGTCGGAACAACATATTGACGTTTCGGGCGCGATTCCGCTGGTGGAGACGAGCTCGTCCGTGGTGGACGGCGTGGTGGATTCGAAGCAGATTGATGCCCTCCCCCTGAATGGCCGTAACTTCCTGGAACTCGCATTGCTGATGCCGGGGAATGCGCCGGCGCCGCTGTATGACCCGACAAAGTCAGACACCGTTTTGGTTTCTTCGACGGGACAGCTTGGACGCGGTCAGAACATCACGATTGATGCGTCAGACAACAACGATGATGTGGTGGGCGGAATGCTGGTGAACATTCCGCAGGATGCAGTGCAGGAATTTCAGATTGCGACGAACCGGTTCTCGGCGGAATTGGGGCGATCGACTTCGTCGGTGGTGAACATCCTTACGAAATCGGGCACCAACGATCTGCACGGGACCGCAGCGATCTTTGCACGCGATGCGGCACTGCAGGCAAAACCCAATTCGTTTGGACAGAGTGTTGGAGATACGCCGCCATTCAGGCGCGATCAGTACACCGGCTCCATCGGCGGACCTGTGGTGAAGGACAAGGCGTGGTGGTTTACGTCTTTCGAATATCGCGACCAGATGGGCGGCATTTTGGTGGGCGAGCGCGATCTGGCAACGCAGTCTATTCACACGACCTTTGCTGCTGCGCCGCTGACGGATGCGTTGGGGACAGCGAAGTTTGACTGGGCGATTTCGTCGAAGGACACGCTCTCGACGCGCTACTCCACCGAGAGCTTCGAAGGGACCTCCAATAGCGCGACCGACCGCGCGCTCGGCACGGCGTCGCAGACGCAGGCTTCGACGAACCGCTTCCACGACATCAACACGAACTGGACGCGCGTGATTTCGGCTGCATTGGTGAATCGCGCGCAATTCGCCGTGAACCTCTTCCAGAACGACACGGTGGCGAACGGTACCGGGCCGCAGATTAATTTCCCGAGTATCGAGGCGGGTTCGTCGTATCGCGTGCCGCAGGCGACGCACCAGCAACGCTTGTTGTGGGGGGACACGCTGGATTGGACCCACGGCAAGCACAATCTTAAGTTTGGTGCGCAGATGCAGCGCGTGGGATCCGACTTTAACCTTGGCGTCTTCCAGCAGGGAATTGTGAACGCCGTGGAAGATTTTCCAGACTTCGATCGCAATGGCGATGGAGTGGTGAACGACAACGATCTGCTGTTTGCAGTAGGGCTGGTCAGCCATACGCCGACGCGCCCGCTGATTATTCCTGATGCCGACAACAACTATGTTGCGTTGTTCGCGCAGGACGACTGGCGGGTGCATCCGCAGTTGACGTTGAACGTCGGTCTGCGATGGGAGCTCGATACCGACGTGAAGAACGTTGGACATTATGACGAGATCAATCCGCTGGCAAAGCCGTTCCTGCACGGCGATCGTTCGGCGGACTATACGAACTTCGGGCCACGCATTGGTTTCAACTGGGCCAACAAGCCGGGGACGTTGAGCGTGCATGGCGGATACGGGATGTACTACGACCGCATCGTGCTGGAAATTGTGTCGTTGGAGCGCGGCGAAGATGGTCGCGCGCTGGCGATTGATGTGCATGCAGGAAATGTCTTTCCGGGATATATGAATCCGGATGGGACCTTCATCCCGGGTGTGACGCCGACACTCGCGGATCCGTTTACGGGATTCATTCTTCCCGGCGCGGGCGCGGGTGGAATTTACGCCATCAGCAACCAGATGCAGAACCCGATGGTGCAGCAATTCAATCTCGGAGTGCAGTGGGAGTTCCTGAAGAACTGGGTTGTACGTGCCGATGGAATGCACGACTTTGGACAACACTTCATCATCGGCGTGCCAGTGGGCACGGTTTACAACCCTGTGGTTGGTGGACCCGACACGGTGAAGATTCTTGAGTCGGCCGTGAACACGCATTACGACGCGCTGTTCCTAACCGTGGACCATAAGTTCTCGAACCACTTCAACCTGCATTCGGCTTATACGCTTTCGAAGTCGTTGAACTATGCCAACGACGACCAGATTCCGTTTGCGAATGGGCCGATTGATCCGACAGATCTGCATCGCGAATACGGACCGACGCCGAATGACCAGCGGCATCGCTGGGTAACGGCCGCGACGGTTTCGTTGCCGTATGGAATCCAGTTCTCGCCGTTGTGGACGCTGGCTTCGGGTGTGCCGATGGATATCCAGCTTCCCGATGGAAGTTCACGTGTGCCGGAGATGCAACGCAACGCGGGTGGGCGCGAGTTCCACAATGCAGCGGAGCTGAATGCGTTCATCACGCAGTTGAATGCGGCGGGCGGATCGAACGGAACGTTGCTTCCGCTGGTGAGTCCGAATGCCAAGTTTGGCGATTCGTTCAACTCGTTCGATATGCGGTTGTCGAAGACGTTCCGGTTGGGAGACAGGATGTCGCTCGAAGTGCTGGGCGAATGCTTTAACGTCTTCAACACGACGAACGTGCTGGGCGTATCGAATACGAATTACTCGGGATACAACAACGTGTTGGTGCGCGATAGTAACGATCCGACCAGCGCTGGATACCTCACGTCGTCGACGTTCGGCATGCCGAAGACAACGGCGGGTGGGGTGTTTGGCTCGGGTGGCGCACGGGCCTTCCAGTTGGCAGCGCGGTTTAACTTCTAG
- a CDS encoding APC family permease: MGSAVATVVGESIAIGIFLTPAGMAKALGSPFWLLAVWMLMAAMALSGALCFGELSTRYPEDGGLYVYLREGFGKRIAFLYGWMSLLVMDPGITAAMAVGMATYGSYIFGWGGVGTKIVAVSSVLALGLLNIVNLRVSAGLLRIVTWLKFAVLGALVLRGLLFHLGSSHNFTPFVQQRTGSMPLGPALAVATVAAFFSFGGWWDVSKIAGEMKNPERILPRALVAGVLGVTAAYVIITGVFVYLVPLEKVVSDKGFVAQAGEVLFGGPGAQLLSAAVVICVLGSLAVLIMVSPRVYFAMARDGLFFSAVAETHPKFGTPSRAIAVQVVMASLLIVLGSFGQILSYFMFPAVIFLGLALSTVFVFRRKGIPDGVVKTAGYPITPVFFLVLVVVVLALIVGHDPVQAFTGLGVVLLGLPVYALVHRKTSPAALEPIADQKAS; encoded by the coding sequence TTGGGATCGGCTGTTGCCACGGTTGTGGGCGAGTCGATTGCGATCGGGATATTCCTGACTCCGGCCGGAATGGCGAAGGCGCTTGGTTCGCCATTCTGGTTGCTCGCGGTGTGGATGCTGATGGCCGCTATGGCGCTCAGCGGTGCTCTCTGCTTCGGCGAACTCTCTACGCGGTATCCGGAAGACGGCGGTCTGTACGTTTACCTGCGCGAGGGATTTGGCAAGCGAATCGCGTTTCTGTACGGATGGATGTCGCTGCTGGTGATGGATCCGGGGATTACGGCAGCGATGGCCGTGGGAATGGCGACCTATGGGTCGTACATCTTTGGATGGGGCGGAGTCGGCACGAAGATTGTGGCGGTCAGTTCTGTGCTGGCGCTGGGCCTGCTGAACATTGTGAACCTCCGCGTGAGCGCGGGATTGCTTCGCATTGTGACCTGGCTGAAGTTCGCGGTGCTCGGCGCGCTGGTGCTCCGTGGGCTGCTATTTCACTTGGGGTCGTCGCACAACTTCACGCCATTCGTTCAGCAGAGAACTGGATCCATGCCCCTTGGGCCGGCGCTGGCTGTCGCGACGGTGGCGGCATTCTTTTCGTTTGGCGGATGGTGGGACGTCAGCAAGATTGCCGGCGAGATGAAGAACCCTGAGCGGATATTGCCGCGCGCGTTGGTGGCGGGAGTGCTTGGAGTGACGGCAGCTTACGTCATCATCACGGGCGTGTTCGTGTATCTTGTGCCGCTGGAAAAGGTCGTATCGGACAAGGGGTTCGTGGCACAGGCGGGGGAAGTGCTGTTCGGCGGGCCGGGCGCGCAGCTGTTATCTGCGGCGGTGGTGATCTGCGTATTGGGTAGCCTCGCCGTGCTGATCATGGTTTCGCCGCGTGTTTATTTCGCGATGGCTCGGGATGGGCTGTTCTTCTCTGCAGTGGCGGAGACGCATCCGAAGTTCGGTACGCCGTCGAGGGCGATCGCAGTGCAAGTGGTGATGGCATCGCTGCTGATCGTGCTTGGCAGCTTTGGACAGATCCTGTCGTACTTCATGTTCCCGGCGGTGATTTTTCTCGGTCTGGCGCTGAGCACGGTTTTCGTGTTTCGTCGAAAGGGAATCCCCGACGGCGTGGTGAAGACCGCGGGATATCCGATTACGCCAGTATTCTTTCTGGTGCTCGTTGTAGTTGTGCTGGCGCTCATCGTCGGGCACGATCCCGTGCAGGCGTTTACCGGGCTTGGCGTTGTGTTGCTTGGTTTGCCCGTGTACGCTCTGGTGCATCGGAAGACATCACCAGCTGCGCTGGAACCGATTGCGGACCAAAAAGCTTCTTAG
- a CDS encoding carboxymuconolactone decarboxylase family protein produces the protein MSDQDPPATKIRLTEDAEATGDTLAAYDYWRAGSGRTKVPGIIKCFGSRPDFLRQVVDFSNTIHFSEGHLSRRHKEMIASYVSYLNRCPY, from the coding sequence ATGAGTGATCAAGACCCGCCGGCAACAAAGATTCGTCTTACGGAAGATGCCGAAGCAACTGGGGATACCCTTGCCGCGTACGACTACTGGCGCGCGGGCTCGGGTCGGACGAAGGTGCCGGGCATCATTAAGTGTTTCGGGTCTCGGCCGGACTTTCTGCGCCAGGTGGTGGACTTCTCCAATACCATTCATTTCTCGGAAGGGCATTTGTCACGGCGGCATAAGGAGATGATCGCCAGCTATGTCTCCTATCTCAATCGGTGTCCGTATTGA
- a CDS encoding carboxymuconolactone decarboxylase family protein, with protein MEAIFEGKLEEAGLSDAELALMRYTETITERASRSTAEDVEKLREVGFTEDQISEAVYIIAMFAFFNRVADAFGIPAQNYLLTGKLTT; from the coding sequence GTGGAGGCCATCTTCGAAGGGAAACTCGAGGAGGCAGGATTATCCGATGCCGAGTTGGCATTGATGCGCTATACCGAGACAATTACCGAACGCGCCAGCCGCTCGACTGCTGAAGACGTGGAGAAGCTGCGCGAAGTAGGCTTCACAGAAGACCAGATTTCCGAGGCGGTTTACATCATCGCGATGTTTGCGTTTTTCAACCGGGTTGCCGACGCTTTTGGCATTCCGGCGCAAAACTACCTGCTTACGGGAAAACTCACGACTTGA